A genomic stretch from Larus michahellis chromosome 7, bLarMic1.1, whole genome shotgun sequence includes:
- the EMC6 gene encoding ER membrane protein complex subunit 6: MAAVVAKREGPQFISEAAVRGNAAILDYCRTSVSALSGATAGILGLTGLHGFIFYFLASVLLSVLLVLKAGRRWNKYFKSRRPLFTGGLIGGLFTYVLFWTFLYGMVHVY, encoded by the coding sequence ATGGCCGCGGTGGTGGCCAAGCGCGAGGGGCCGCAGTTCATCAGCGAAGCGGCGGTGCGGGGGAACGCCGCCATCCTGGACTATTGCCGGACGTCGGTCTCGGCCCTGTCGGGCGCCACGGCGGGGATCCTCGGCCTGACCGGCCTGCACGGCTTCATCTTCTACTTCCTGGCTTCCGTCCTCCTCTCCGTGCTCTTGGTGTTAAAAGCCGGACGGCGGTGGAATAAGTACTTTAAATCCCGAAGGCCGCTTTTCACGGGGGGGCTTATAGGAGGGCTCTTCACATATGTCCTGTTCTGGACTTTCCTGTACGGCATGGTTCATGTCTACTAA
- the TAX1BP3 gene encoding tax1-binding protein 3, whose product MAYVPGQPVTAVVQRIEIHKLRQGDNLILGFSIGGGIDQDPAQNPFSEDKTDKGIYVTRVTEGGPAEVAGLQIGDKIMQVNGWDMTMVTHDQARKRLTKRNEEVVRLLVTRQSLQKAVQQSMMS is encoded by the exons atgGCGTACGTGCCGGGACAGCCGGTTACCGCCGTGGTG caaaGAATTGAAATACATAAGCTTCGGCAAGGTGACAATCTGATTCTGGGATTCAGCATTGGAGGTGGCATTGATCAGGATCCTGCTCAGAATCCTTTCTCTGAAGACAAGACCGACAAG GGTATCTATGTAACAAGGGTGACAGAAGGAGGCCCAGCAGAAGTTGCAGGACTTCAGATTGGAGATAAGATCATGCAG gtgAATGGCTGGGATATGACAATGGTGACCCATGACCAAGCTAGGAAGAGGCTGACAAAAAGGAACGAAGAAGTGGTGCGGCTGCTGGTGACCAGGCAATCTCTGCAGAAGGCTGTGCAACAGTCCATGATGTCCTAA